The genome window GCTTCCTTGCTGTGCTTGGATAAAACCGACCCGCGCAGGGTTTCGATGCCGCAAAACAGTTTCAGCAGCGCGTCTATCAGCCAGGGAGACGAGGCCAAAAGCAATCCAAAAACCATCTGAACAAACGGAGTGGGATCGCGGTAAAAAAGCTGAATCGGCGCGAAAATAGGCAGTCTAGTGAATATGTAAAGCTGAACCAACAGAGAATTAGTGTTTGTCAGCAGGAATTGCAGGACAAACCGGGCTAGGAAAAATAGGGCGATCGCACTTGCAACGGCTTCCACCCGAAACTCCAGCAACTTCAGCGGTTTGAGGGGGCGCGGGCTTTTCGCGCGCCCTGCTTGGCGCCAAGTGAGTTGGTAAGTATCTGGGCTGGCGACTGCGGGGATATCTGTTGGGGAACCGGAACTATTTTCGCCGCTAATTTCTGTATCGGGTGCGGTTTCTGTAGGGGCGGTGCCCCCGTGCCCGCCCTCTGATGTCGCGCGAATCGGCGGTGTGGGGGGTGGAGGTGGCGGGGAAATATGTTGCGATTTGGCGTTTCCCGGCGCGGCAGTCGGCTCTAAAGGCAAAAATCCTGTTTTTTGGTCTGAGGTCGGTCGTAGCGAAGCGGGGCGTAAGCCATCGCCCCCAATCGATTTTTTCGGCGATTTTGTTCCGGCATCAAAGGCGACAAAGCCTGTTTCGGGGGGAGTTTCTGCGGATTTTGGTTTATTTGCCGGTGGTTTTGGGGGGGGAGGGGGGGTTAATTCTGTTAAAGCGCGATCGGCCCAAGTTTTGACTTGAGAGTTGGGACTTTTGGCGAGGGAAGAGCACAGGGCGATCGCCTTTTTCAGATTGCCGGTTGCTTTGTACGCAGCCACCAACCCCATTTGTGCGCGGATTCCCGACGGCCCATTAGCTGCGGTTTGGGTAACGGATTCTAAAAGGGCGATCGCACTTTTGTAATCTTTTTGTTTCAAAGCGGCTAACCCAGCCTCCAGAGACTCTTTCACAGATGAATCCGCCGAATTTTGATTGTGTGGAGATGCCATAACTGTGCTTGCGATCGCGTCCTTTCTAAGATAGCTTGGCTGGTCGATCGATAGCTGTTTTAACACACCTCTATTTTTCTGTCACCATTTGTTGCAACCTTTGCCGCAAGGTACTCAAATAATTTCACTAAAATTATTTGTTTCTGAGATATTGCACGATCGCCACGATCCGACAGGGGTTTAAACCCCTGCCTCAAAGCTAAAGTCCTCGCTCAAGAGGACTGAAGAATTATGTCAATTTATGGTTAAATACTTCCTTGCTCTTTTAGTCTCGCGTTGCGCGGACTTTGTTTGACAAGAAGCGATTTCACTCACCGAACCCATCTAATTTTTGCTTATAATTAAATTAACACCTCACCTGCACATTTATGCCAATTGACGACGAAGATTTTGAAAGCGAATCTATTAGCAGCGATCGCAAACTGCAACTTTTCACCGACAGACACGAATTTACCCGCAGATTTGCCTTTTATTTAAACGACGACCCGCCTCCGGAACAAATTTTGTATTTTTTCGGAGATGGAGGTAACGGCAAGTCTTTGCTGCTAAAACACTTGGAGTTTCACTGCTGCAAAAGATTTGCCCCGGATGTCTGGCAACAATGGCGCGAACTCCCTGAATCGCAAGCCGCCGAAGTTGCTAATTTCGTCCGCTACGCAGCAGCTAAAACCTACACTCCCATCCCCGCAGTCAGACACGATTTCGGATTGATACCGATTAAAGAAGATAAACCTCAAGATAGATTTTACGGCTTGCTGATGCTGCGGCGCAATATTGCAGCAGCCACCAAGAAATATAAATTTAAATTTCCCAATTATGACTTTGCTTGCTTTTGGTATTTGCTGAACAAAGGCGAATCAGAAGCAACTCTCAACCAACTTTTCCCCGATGATGTGGCGGAATTGGTGGCATCTGTAGTTGAAACTTTTGCAGATGTTCCGGTGGTGGCGCAAGCTGTAGCGGTGCTCAAAGGGATAGATAAATTGGGCGGGATTAAGCGGGCGATGAAATTAGTTCAAAATCGCCTCGGTGTCAGCGATGAAAAGGCGGAGGAAATTCGCCGTCTAGACATTGATACTGAGTTAACCGACTATTTGCCGAAATTATTTGCCGGGGATTTAAATGCGGCAATGGCTGGCAAAAATAAACCCGATCGCCTCGTGATGCTGTTCGATACTCACGAGAAAATGTGGGATGAAAAACGCAATTCTCAAGGCGCAACTTTTTGGTATCAAGATGAGTGGTTTCGGCGGTTGCTTAGGGCGCTAGATTACAAATTGGGGATTGTAGTTGTTGTGGCGGGGCGAGAGTGTCCGGTGACGCAATTGCGGTGGCCGAATGCGTCGAGGTTTCCGATTCCTGAAGATTATATAGATGCACAATTAGTGTGGCATTTGTCCCCCGCCGATGCTAGAGATTACTTGCACAAGGTGGAGATTGACAAGGCAGATTTGGCAGATGCTGTGATTAAATATGCCAGCCTCAATCCCAACGATCCTTGGGATAATTTGCAGGTACATCCGTTTTATTTGGGTTTGTGCGCGGATGCGGTGCTGGCAGAAAGAAGGCGTGGAATTGAGTTGATGTCGTCGGATTTTGCGCGGATTCCGAAGTTGGAAAACAAGACTGCGGAATTAACAGATCGGTTGCTGAGTTATGTCGATCGCGAAGTGCGATCTGCCGTGCATTCGCTGAGTGCTTGCCGCGCTTTTGATGAAGATTTGTACGTGAAATTGGGAGTGGGTTGTCACTTCCAAGCAAGCAGTGCAAATTTTGAGATGTTGACGGGTTTTTCCTTTGTGTGGAAATCGCAGAAGCGGGGGGATAACTGGTATCGGATTCACGATTTATTGCGGCGTTTGGATGCCGATCGGGATAATCCGAAAACTCGCAAAGCTCATGAAGTTTTAGAGGCGCATTATCGGGAAGTGGGGGATGCGGCGGAGGCAATTTTTCATGCTAATCGCTTGGATTGGAAGCGGGGTGTGAAGGAATGGGAAGAGGTGTTTAATAAAGCTTTGAAAAAGAGTCGCTATAAGGAATGCGAGGCGCTGCTGGGAGTTAGAGATGAGTTGTGGATTAAAAGTGATTATTGGCTTGGTAGAGTTTCGCGATCGGAGGGACATTACTATGCTCAGTTTGCTCGATACGTAGAGGCAAAACAAGAATATTTAGAGACAGTTGCAGCTTACGATCGCCAACTCATTCTCACTCCCGATGATGACGCTACGCTCAACAGCAAAGGGAATGCGCTGCACAGACTGGGTGAATTACAAGCAAGGCTAAGTGAATTTGAGGCTGCAAAACTTTCTTACTGTGATGCGATCGCAGCCTTGAATTCTGCTTTACTTATTGTACCAGATGATATCGACGTTCTCAGGAACAAAGGGATTGCGCTGAAATGTCTGGGTAATTTACAGGCACAGCTAAGTGAATTTAAGGCTGCAAAACTTTCTTACTGTGATGCGATCGCAGCCTATAATTCTGCTTTACTTATTGCACCGGATTATATCGACGTTCTCAGGAACAAAGGGAATGCGCTGCGAAGTCTGGGTGATTTGCTTGCAAAGCAAAGTGAATTTGAGGCGGCAAAACAGTCTTACTTTGAGGCGATCGCAGCCTATAATTCTGCTTTACTTATTGCACCGGATGATAATTATGTTCTCACCAACAAAGGGATTGCGCTGCAAAGTCTGGGTGAATTACAAGCAAAGCAAAGTGAATTTGAGGCGGCAAAACAGTCTTACTTTGAGGCGATCGCAGCCTTTAATTCTGCTTTACTTATTGCACCGGATGATATCTATGCTCTCAACAACAAAGGGAATGCGCTGCGAAGTCTGGGTGAATTGCAAGCACAGCTAAGTGAATTTGAGGCGGCAAAACAGTCTTACTTTGAGGCGATCGCTGCCTGTAATTCTGTTTTACTTATTGCGCCGGATGATATCGGTGTTCTCAACAACAAAGGGAGGGCGCTAAAAATACTGGGTGATTTGCAAGCAAAATTCTCTGACCAACAGGAAGCACTCAAAAATTGGCAAGAGGCACTGAAAATGTTCGATCGCTCTTTAGCCATTGCTCCTAATCGCGATTGGGTTCGCAATTGGCGCGATTCGCTGCAAGAATTTATCGATAATTTGGGTGAGGATACTGTCAGCAGTTAGCTCGATCGCAAGGAGTAAAGGCGCGACATTCATTCCCTGCCTTAAACCTAAAGCCCGCCAGGGAATGAATTCCCTGGCTAATAGCAAAAGTCCTCTAAAGAGGACTAATGAATTCTTCAGTCCTCATAGCGAGGACTTTAGCTTTGAGGCAGGGGTTTCAACCCCTGCCGGACTGCCGGACTCAGGGACATAGCCTTAAAAGCCCGCCCTCGAATTTAGCTATTTAACCTTGCAGCTTACCGCCCAGATTGTTTCGGCGGTGTACCCTCACCCCGCTTCCGACGGATCAGCACGCTCATCACCTGCTTCGGATTAGCCGCACGCTGTGGGGGACTCCAATCGCCCACTTCTGCAAATCCCAGCCGGTACAAAGTGAGTATGGTTTCCCGGACACCTTTGGGCGAACCGACAACCGTTAACAGCACCACTTCCTGTTCGCATACTGCTGCTGAGTCGTCATTTGGGCGCTCGAATTTGTTGTCGTCAGGCACGAATTCCTGTGACATAATATGTTCTCCTGGTTTTGGGTTTTCTAGAAAAACCCAAAAACCCAGCCGCCCCGCATTTCAAGACATAGCAGGGCGGCTACAGAGGATGTTAAAATGCTCCGTTAGCCTCCAGACTGCTGATTCCAGTTTGGCGGTTATGCTGTCCATTGCTGTTAGCGCAGCTTTGGGCAGTGCAACTAGATTTTTGGGCGACGCGGGCTGCCTCCTCTACAAGCAAGCAACCTCTCACTTCAAAGCGTAGCCGCAGAGGGGGGCCGCCGTCAACCGATTTTAGATTTTAGATTTTGGATCTTAGATTTTGGATTTACTCGTTACCAGCGTCAGTGGCTCGAAACCAGTTAGTTGGGCCGAAATGCTAAATTAAAAGTAATGTTGCTTTAGTACAACCATGTCCAAACGACTCACCATTGCCCAAGCACAGCAGCAGCTTCCCAACCTACCCCAAGAACTTATCAATGAGCCGATCATCATCACTCAAGATGGCGTTCCCGTTATGGCTGCAATGAGCTACACGCATTTGACTGAACTGTTAGAAACCTTAGATATTCTCACCGATACAGAATTCGTTGCCAAATTGCGCCAAAGCATCACCCAAGCACGCCAAGGGGAAACTATTTCCTGGGAAAATGCCAAAGCAAAATTGGGACTATGAATCACGAAGAAAATGCGATCGAATATGACATCCAGCTTACGCCACTGGCACTGGAAATGTTGGAGGCAGTCAATCGATTTTAGATTTTAGATTTTAGATTTTAGATTTTAGATTTTAGAATTGAAGCATTGACTTGCGCGAGATAAATACGTTCGGCTCTTTATCGGATACAGGTTTTTTATTTCTGGACGGATGAATCCGGGGGCTTGTATCCTGGATGCTTTCGGTTAAAGATCGACGAGAACAGGAAAAATTGCGCGATCGCATCGATCGACTAAAAGTTGAACCACAAAAGCAAGGCAAAGCCCTTGTAGATAACCTATCAGGATTTCGCAGCATCCGAGCTGTTGGACAGCGCTATCGTATAGTTTATCAAGTCGAACAAGAGCGAGTTCTAGTTGTTGTCGTGGGACTAGGGAGACGTAAAGATGGTGACAAAAAAGACATTTACACCATCTTAGAAAAACTGTTAGAGCCGTGATTGTAACTTCTTATATCCGGCGTATTTAAGCCGAATAAATATCATTTCTATGGACACAACAGAGTTGTGTCCTTTGCCTGCGGTAATCTCACTCCTCGCTAACAGCCAAACCCGAAACCACAGGGGCGATCGCATTTAACTTCAAAACAGGGTGTTCTCCTTCCACCTGTCGGCAATTCCACTCATTTCTAAACAGCAAAACAGGCCTTCCCCAAATATCTTTCACCGTCACCGTATTAAACAGCCGCCCAACTTTTTCCAGCGCTTCCCAACCGCCGTCAACCCAACGAGCTACACTGTAAGGCAACATATCGATCGTCGTTTCGACATTATATTCCGACTGCATTCTGAACTGCACCACCTCAAATTGCAACTGTCCGACAGCCGCCAAAATTGGCTCGCGTTTCGCCTCGTCAACCGAGTACATAATTTGCACTGCGCCTTCTTCCTGCAACTCCGAAACGCCTTTGCGGAACTGCTTAAACTTAGAAGGATTGGGATTTCTCAAAAACGCAAAAAGTTCGGGAGAAAAACAGGGAATGCCTTCATATTCCAGTTTTTGCCCGGTGTAAATAGTATCGCCGATCGCAAATACTCCCGGATTGTTCAAACCGATCACGTCGCCCGGATACGCAACATCGATCGACTCCCGATCCTGAGCAAATAACTTTTGAGGTCTTGACAAGCGCACCGTTTTACCAGTGCGAGCGTGAGTCACGTTCATGTCCTTTTCAAACTTGCCCGTACAAACCCGAATAAACGCCACCCGATCGCGGTGTCTCGGGTCCATATTCGCTTGCAATTTAAACACAAACCCGCTAAAATCTTCATAAGTTGGCGGCAACTCTCCGGCGCTGCTCTTGCGGGCGATCGGCTTCATAGCGTAATCTAAAAACGCATCTAAAAACAGTTCGACCCCAAAATTGCTCATCGCGCTGCCAAAGAAAACAGGCGTCATTTTTCCAGCCCGAACTAAATCTAAATCGAGTTCAGTTCCCAACTCATCCAGCAGTTCTAACTCTTCTTTGAGCTGATAGTAAAGGTCTTGTTCCAACAAATCTTCAATGCGCGGATCGCCCAATTCGATGACGGTATCAACAGCAGCGCGAGAACCGTGTTTAGTCCGCTCAAATAAGTGAATCTTCTGCCCTCTGCGATCGAAAACACCTTTAAAGCGATCGCCCGTACCTATCGGCCAATTTACCGGATAAGTCTGCAACCCCAATTCCTTCTCAATTTCGTCCAACAAATCCAAAGGATCTCTGCTAGGGCGATCGAGCTTATTAAAGAAAGTAAAAATAGGCAAACTTCGCAGCTTGCAAACTTCAAATAACTTCCGAGTTTGCGGTTCCAAACCCTTAGCAGCATCCTCAAGCATTACTGCATTGTCAGCCGCCGCCAGAGTGCGATAAGTATCTTCGCTAAAATCTTGGTGTCCCGGAGTATCGAGCAGATTAATGTGATATTTTTTATACTCAAACTGCAAAACAGTAGAAGTAATAGAAATTCCCCGCTGCTGTTCCATCGCCATCCAGTCAGAGGTAGCGTGTCGCTGGGCCCGCCGCGCTTTCACAGAACCTGCTTCGTGAATTGCACCTCCGTACAGCAGCAGCTTTTCTGTCAAAGTAGTTTTTCCCGCGTCGGGGTGCGAGATAATAGCAAAGTTGCGCCGGCGCCGGGCAGCAGTTAGCAGTTCAGTTTCGAGTTCTGTTGTCATCACAAATTAGGTAGGGGAATCATCACCCGATCGCCATTATAGCCTGTGCTACAGTTGCTTTTAAAGGTAAAATTATCACTACAGTCAAGGAACAAAAGTAATATGTACGACTCGGACAA of Oscillatoria nigro-viridis PCC 7112 contains these proteins:
- a CDS encoding type II toxin-antitoxin system RelE family toxin — translated: MLSVKDRREQEKLRDRIDRLKVEPQKQGKALVDNLSGFRSIRAVGQRYRIVYQVEQERVLVVVVGLGRRKDGDKKDIYTILEKLLEP
- the prfC gene encoding peptide chain release factor 3; this encodes MTTELETELLTAARRRRNFAIISHPDAGKTTLTEKLLLYGGAIHEAGSVKARRAQRHATSDWMAMEQQRGISITSTVLQFEYKKYHINLLDTPGHQDFSEDTYRTLAAADNAVMLEDAAKGLEPQTRKLFEVCKLRSLPIFTFFNKLDRPSRDPLDLLDEIEKELGLQTYPVNWPIGTGDRFKGVFDRRGQKIHLFERTKHGSRAAVDTVIELGDPRIEDLLEQDLYYQLKEELELLDELGTELDLDLVRAGKMTPVFFGSAMSNFGVELFLDAFLDYAMKPIARKSSAGELPPTYEDFSGFVFKLQANMDPRHRDRVAFIRVCTGKFEKDMNVTHARTGKTVRLSRPQKLFAQDRESIDVAYPGDVIGLNNPGVFAIGDTIYTGQKLEYEGIPCFSPELFAFLRNPNPSKFKQFRKGVSELQEEGAVQIMYSVDEAKREPILAAVGQLQFEVVQFRMQSEYNVETTIDMLPYSVARWVDGGWEALEKVGRLFNTVTVKDIWGRPVLLFRNEWNCRQVEGEHPVLKLNAIAPVVSGLAVSEE
- a CDS encoding type II toxin-antitoxin system Phd/YefM family antitoxin, whose product is MSKRLTIAQAQQQLPNLPQELINEPIIITQDGVPVMAAMSYTHLTELLETLDILTDTEFVAKLRQSITQARQGETISWENAKAKLGL